The genomic window TCATGGTCTCTTTGGAACTATTCCTGGCACCTCCAACAAGGGTGAGATCCCATTGAGGGATTATGTATCCAATTTGGCCAAGAAATACCTGAAATAATAAGGAGCTGGAACAAAATTGCTGCGGGAGATGGACATCTGGGGGCCAAAAAtggaatggatggatggatggaggttGTAAGCTTAAAGATAACTTTTAACACATCCAGCAGTTAATGAAGCAGCATTAGTTTGAATCTAGTTCTGGCCAACTGAAGAAAACAAGTCCAGTATAAACTCTCTTTTCATTCTGGTTTTCTCTATCAACTCCTGAGGGCAGCAGCTGTCTATTACAAATGGGTAAAACTCTATCAGGTTCAGCAGAAAATGGCTCACTGTATCCATTTGTCCTGAGGAAGTAGTGTTCAGTGGGTTTTCAGAGATTTACTAAACATCTGTCTGCTGCAACGGAAAATTACATTAACAAGACTATAGGAGTGACCGATTCTTCACGTAAAGCTCCACAAAGCTGAGAGAAGCTGCTGATACAGGTGATATTGATTCATCACTTTGCCATGCCAAGGACCCCCAAAGACCCCTTCAAAGTCACCTTTCACATTGtcaaattcaattaaataaataaaaactaattcAAATAGTTGTTCAAATAATTGTTCTCATACTGTTATTCTATTAAttttaatgtgaaatatttatcaTTGACAGTtgatatatcttttttttatgctcGTGATTTCACTATATTTGGTTGTAGCATTTCACATTTTGGTTTATCTTACATAAAccatgtgtttatttcattaattcagcatttttccttcatttaaaaaactagaaacaaaaaataaacacaatgtgaaACAATGGCTTCTGTGTACAGCCAATAACACTCAAGTTGTGTCTTATTCCCTCAATTAACAGACCTTCTAGCCTCCATTAACTAttagaaattttttttttaaaaaaactacatcTAAATGCAAAAAGCAGACCATTAACTTTTAAACATTGCTCATATGTTGTTATTCTGTCCGTACATAGCAAATCAGTTAACCCCAGATTCCAAAAGTTTCAGGATCTGTTGGAAACCACCAACACAACTCAAGATATCTGCTGTATTGGTAAGAGCAGTTTTACCCTCAGAAAACACCTTTAGAAATATAACTCACTGATAAATCTAAACTTTCAGCAATCCTTTTTAGACATTAATTCATAAACCAATGTAAGGTTGAGATTCCTTCAGtcatattttgcattttaattacATGAATTGTAccttttacaataaaaacatactgtgtctgttttaaaacgTAAATAATCAACACTTACCTGAGAAGCAGTAAAACATGATGACATAAAGAATCTTCATTTTTCATCTAAAACAAACCGAATAGAAGAATTGTGTCCTATAACACCAGACAAATGTTGGTCTTCACCACATTACACGTATCATTTAGTCCTCTAAAGATCGTGCCTTTAATATCTGGAGTGTGATGTAAGTAAAAGGTTGCAGAAGCTTTCTTCAGCTCATCTGACCAGTAAATGGGAATGAATCTGTTTTGACTCTAGCTACATTTCTTTGAACAGAGAACGTACAATACTGTATTCTGTATCGACTCCTGTGACAGTGAAGGCTACAAACTCTTCAGTGTTTATGCACATTGTTGGAGCTCTCGTGAACGGTCTTTGGGTGCATCTATAGCTCATGAAGCTGGAAGGCACAAAACTCAAGTGAGCGGTCTGCTGACTGTGTCACGGGTATCAGAGGACATCCTCAGGGCTGTGTCCTTAATCAAGATTAACAAATGAAACACTCCTTATTCACTCTCCAAGCTAAAATTTACTATTAGATCATATTGCTTTATCGGTCAGCTCGACCCGATTGTTGAGTAACCACCAGTCGAGAAGCCGCCATGGGAGCTTTAGGCTATATGGCTATGCAGACTGGGCCATTTGTGTCAGTGTGCCTCAGACATTTTTACGCCCATTACTTTGCTGTATAAGCTGCTTTGTTCTAACACTACTTTAGCGCACAGTATATGAAGATTTTAGAAGGAGACTGTTCATTGATTGGATATTGTGTCTGAGTGGACATGCAAAAATTGGGGTTATTGTCCAAACACAGCAGAAACTCAGAGGGAAGAGGGGGGAATGATGTGTTTCCTTTTACTATTATGGTTGATTATTGTTTAGAATAAAATTATGAGGACTTATGAATTATGAAGACTGTTGCTACGAGGAAGGTGCCTGTCCAGAGGCTTTAATGCTGTATGTGGATCCTTGGCTTGGCAGAGTTTGTGAACCTCTGAGCTGAACAACTGTGGCTCTAGATATTTATCTCCTCATctaacttttgaaaaaaaaaaaaagagaaaaagacgtTAATTACCAAAATGTTGAGCATTTCTGCAGCACTCCAGCCAATCTATAGTTCACCACAGAGAGAACAAATGGAAACATTCAAGAGTTTATTAAGGTTTAGAGGGATTTGATAACACAGTACATTACTATATAAAGATGGAGAaagtaaatgtaaagaaataGCAGAAACTCACCCGTAAAGGAGAGTTGACCTTTCGCCAAAAGCTCATTTTtgtatacattttgaaacattttcctaTGATTGAAACAAAGTCATTCTCTAAATCGCTTCAGTCCGAGTTCTCCAAGCCTTACTGACTCCAGTGTTGGGGGTGGCATTAGGAGAAACACAATGAGGAACAGTAAGGCACAACACTTGATTATGTTAAGCACCAGTTTAATTGTATAATTGCAATTATGgtcactcacacaaacataaaaccTTTCTGCAAATCAGAAGAATAGTAGAAGTGTCTCAACACCGAAATCTTTGCATCCATCAGTGCACAATTTAGAAGTGCTTCTTCTGAACTCTGTAaacctttaaacaaacaaacggcTCCCACATGGTAGTGCACTTACAGCATTCCtttatatataataaaacatctatttcatcaaaataaaagcttttggATATTTACAATAAAGCCTGTACAATCCTGCGGTCATTTACAGGAAGCATTTCCCAAAGGAAGTTTTTTGACAATGGTTGAGGGCATACACGCAGGAAAATCTGTCCCATGAGTCTCAGTATTGTCCGATGTGTGATTAGAAAACGCACATGAATGTCCATGTGATGCTTTGAAACAAGGACAGTGGGCAGCACTGGTGATCATTTGAAAGTCTTGGAGTCCTGTTGGTCTCATTTAAGATCTTGGGAGGACTTGAGCGATGGTGTCGCGGGCGCTCTGACTGAGCCTTTCAGGAAACTTCACCTCGTATTCCACTATCAGGTCCCCTCGTCGATCGGGGCGTTTGGGATGAGGCAGCCCCTCCCCACTGATGTGTCGCTTCATCCCCGGATGCACGATATCTGTTGCGGTCACAGTTACAGTTCTGCCCTCCAGCGTGGGTGCGTTGATTGAGCAGCCACACAAGGCCTGAtgggagaagagaggaaataTGGATTAGTATCTGGAATTCAAGTGTTAATTTCATTGCATTTAAGATTTTCATCTGATCATTCTTTGATTCATCTTCAAcctgttttacagtgtttactgATCAATAAGGGCCTCAAATGTCAAAGGAAATGCTTTCTTAACTTACGTCTCTAAGGGAGATCTTTGCTGTGTAAACGATGTCAGAGCCGTCACGTTTGAATATTGGATGTGGCTTGTCTTTCAACACGAAGACCACATCTGCTGGAATGTTTGTGGGCCTCTCGTCTCCCTCTTTGGGGAACGTGATTTTCGTGCCCTCTTTCCACCCTTTCTTAATCTGGACCTCCAGGATTTTATCCTCTGTCCTCACGGTGCGCCTGTCGGGGTTCAGCCTTTTACGTGAGATCTTCATTTTCTTGGTGCAACCCGACAGAACTTCTTCCAAGGTCACCTGTAGATCGTGAACCACAGGGGGGTCCTGTTGCTTCTTTACAACGCTACTGTTCATGCCCATTCCTCCCATACCAGAGCTGAAGGAGCGAGGGAACCCGCCCATTCCAGCGCTGCCCATCCCAAAGTGGGCAAAAGGGTCATCAGTGTCCATGTCCTCTTCCATGCCTCCATTGCGGGCCCCAAAGAACTGTCCGAAGGGGTTACGTCCCCCAAAGAACTCTTCAAAGATGACATGAGGGTCGCCCTGGAAGCTGTAGCTGAAGGTGCCGGGGCCACCAGAACCACCTGGGGGGCCTCCGCCTTTTAGACCTGAGTGAGGGAAACAATCCATTAATACATTCATCTCTTAAAAAGACTGACTTTTTGGTGGTTTATTTCTTCAAAGTTCTGCTAAactgtgaaagagagaaaagtgtcATTTAATAAGGTTGAACCTGGTGCTAGTGTTGCAGTACTGGAAATCGGTCTGTGGACCActtttttgaaggtcttggtctcgtctcagaatcgaAAGCATTGCTCattcttgtctcggtctcagactgaccggactctggattttagatcaagaccaccactgcgCGGCTATTTTTTTCACGTCACTGCtctgattagaaggaaaacgtctctttctaaaataacaaataacttaaattcaTTTGTAATTTGATTTGTAGTCCTTGCTCATGGCCGCAACCTttccggtgttacggtctaagtgagtgacacgccgcCACAATAACTGAAATTACATAATACTACAatttaaatgtacttaaaaacatgttcttaAAAGTAAAGGTTTCAAAGTATGTATGGTATAAAGTAGgaaatatttattatatattcaCAAATGTACGGTCGTTTTCTTGTCATGGTTTCTTAACCTCCACACATAAGCCCTATACTttcagggtttttcctggctcagaatgGGCCTTTGGGGGGTGACTATATGCACTGTAGTAAATGTTCTACCCGCGTATGACAGTACAGTCTACGagtctgtattaccttatttgacagaaatctgtgcgTTTCCTGTTActtctgaccattttataaataatattatcatcATGCTTAAGTTACTAAAACCCCAATCTGGtcaagaatgttttttttattgcaacagtgaaaaaggggaggagagggattttGAGGTAGAGGGGTGTAATGAGATTGGGAGAGGGGAGGTCACATCCTGCCAGTGCATTTCACCCTTTTCCTATGATGGCTGCTCGTTTCCTTTAAATTGCGTTTTCGTTttacatacacatttgtttaagtcacagatcatttggatcatttgatcagatcaggaacttgagaaataataaaaacacatttgctgGCTATTTgctgtttgacagtctgtgtcattaagttattgattgttgataaaagAAGACACGGTGGAAGTGAACGGAGAAAAGTTGAACGTGGGT from Labrus bergylta chromosome 1, fLabBer1.1, whole genome shotgun sequence includes these protein-coding regions:
- the dnajb1b gene encoding dnaJ homolog subfamily B member 1b — protein: MVKMGKDYYDILGIKRGASEDDIKKAYRKQALRYHPDKNKSPGAEEKFKEIAEAYDVLSDPKKKDIYDRFGEEGLKGGGPPGGSGGPGTFSYSFQGDPHVIFEEFFGGRNPFGQFFGARNGGMEEDMDTDDPFAHFGMGSAGMGGFPRSFSSGMGGMGMNSSVVKKQQDPPVVHDLQVTLEEVLSGCTKKMKISRKRLNPDRRTVRTEDKILEVQIKKGWKEGTKITFPKEGDERPTNIPADVVFVLKDKPHPIFKRDGSDIVYTAKISLRDALCGCSINAPTLEGRTVTVTATDIVHPGMKRHISGEGLPHPKRPDRRGDLIVEYEVKFPERLSQSARDTIAQVLPRS